Proteins encoded in a region of the Marinobacter arenosus genome:
- a CDS encoding OapA family protein — protein sequence MLKMFPKTHITIAATATVVVTAAILMSPSADVEAKRMSYALDLEQGTVSGNGVAEQAQPDATQAKAIDEQAPVVSAGQATEVAEPAEPRFDWATFEIRSGDTLSSLFKKAGFNDGVMLSVIHGEGDAEHLQRLYAGETIRFATSEEGGLAAIELQRSLLESLKIEKTEDGFIGEKVIREPEARPAFASGTIDGSLYLAAREAGLNDRLTMELAGIFGWEIDFVYDVRKGDHFEVVYEELYLDGEKFDTGRILSARFINRGEDNTALLYTDSNGDSDYYAPDGKSMRKAFLRTPINARVSSPFNLQRRHPVLDVVRPHEGTDYGAPTGTPIKAAGTGRVHFAGWKGGYGRTVILQHGDNITTLYAHMSRLGRGIKKGTRVKQGETIGYVGSSGMVTGPHLHYEFRLNGSPRNSRTVKLPDAKPVPASEMARFKRHTEQRMAQFDVFRENYQQLALASEE from the coding sequence GTGCTGAAAATGTTTCCAAAGACCCACATTACCATTGCCGCCACTGCAACCGTCGTTGTGACCGCCGCCATTCTTATGAGCCCGAGTGCCGACGTGGAAGCCAAGCGCATGTCCTACGCGCTGGATCTGGAACAGGGCACTGTCTCTGGCAACGGCGTGGCGGAACAGGCCCAACCCGACGCAACCCAGGCCAAGGCGATTGACGAACAGGCGCCGGTGGTAAGCGCAGGCCAGGCGACCGAGGTGGCAGAGCCCGCTGAGCCCCGTTTTGACTGGGCAACCTTTGAGATCAGGTCCGGTGACACGCTGTCTTCCCTGTTCAAGAAAGCCGGCTTCAACGATGGCGTCATGCTCTCGGTCATTCATGGCGAAGGCGATGCGGAGCATCTTCAGCGGCTCTACGCCGGTGAAACCATCCGTTTTGCTACGAGCGAGGAGGGCGGCCTGGCGGCCATTGAGCTTCAGCGCAGCCTGCTTGAGTCCCTCAAAATCGAGAAAACCGAAGATGGCTTCATCGGAGAAAAGGTCATTCGCGAACCGGAAGCACGTCCGGCGTTCGCCTCCGGCACCATCGACGGCTCCCTTTATCTGGCCGCCCGCGAGGCAGGCCTGAACGACCGCTTGACCATGGAACTTGCAGGCATCTTCGGCTGGGAAATTGACTTTGTGTACGACGTTCGCAAGGGCGACCATTTCGAAGTGGTATACGAAGAACTGTACCTGGACGGCGAAAAATTCGACACCGGCCGGATTCTCTCTGCCCGTTTTATTAACCGGGGCGAGGACAACACCGCCCTGCTCTATACTGACAGCAACGGTGACAGCGACTATTACGCCCCCGATGGCAAGAGCATGCGCAAAGCATTTCTTCGCACCCCGATCAATGCCAGGGTCTCGTCACCGTTCAACCTCCAGCGCCGCCATCCGGTACTCGACGTCGTACGCCCCCATGAAGGCACCGACTATGGCGCCCCCACAGGCACGCCCATCAAGGCTGCCGGAACGGGCCGGGTACACTTTGCCGGCTGGAAAGGCGGCTACGGCCGCACCGTCATCCTTCAGCATGGCGACAACATCACGACGCTGTACGCGCACATGAGCCGCCTTGGCCGCGGCATCAAAAAAGGCACCCGGGTCAAGCAGGGCGAAACCATCGGCTATGTGGGTTCATCCGGCATGGTGACCGGTCCACATCTGCACTACGAGTTCCGCCTCAACGGCTCGCCGCGCAATTCCCGGACCGTCAAACTCCCGGACGCCAAGCCAGTACCTGCCTCTGAAATGGCTCGATTCAAACGCCACACCGAGCAGCGCATGGCCCAGTTCGACGTCTTCCGCGAGAATTACCAGCAACTCGCTCTCGCCTCAGAAGAGTAA